A single region of the Halobacterium wangiae genome encodes:
- a CDS encoding KaiC domain-containing protein has product MAEDDEDWFEQAFDDEAEESADHSGDSPADADDDPPTEADADEPSADADDEAVETDTADVDDAPDDSDTDEAEDTADESVDPTDALDLGDEPAPDAAESESGGDDSDDFADAFGGGEPGGGDDLFEDDFADAFGGGGAPGGGDETFGFDIDGDAGAGAPGGFEEDEEYDSDIPRIDIGIDGLDEMIQGGVPERSLMVAVGEAGTGKTTFGLQFLYEAVQNGDRAVFITLEESRERVIKSAVDKGWEFDRHTEAGDLAVIDIDPIEMANSLTSIRNELPRLVEEFGASRLVLDSVSLLEMMYDDQSKRRTEIYDFTKSLKEAGVTTMLTSEASEDNPFASRYGIIEYLTDAVVVLRYIRPEDFRETRLAVEIQKIRDANHSRETKPYEITHQGISVYRQANIF; this is encoded by the coding sequence GTGGCTGAGGACGACGAGGACTGGTTCGAGCAGGCGTTCGACGACGAGGCCGAGGAGTCGGCCGACCACTCCGGGGACTCGCCAGCCGATGCTGACGACGACCCGCCGACGGAGGCGGACGCAGACGAACCGTCAGCCGACGCCGACGACGAAGCCGTCGAGACAGACACCGCAGACGTAGACGACGCCCCGGACGACAGCGACACCGACGAAGCCGAGGACACCGCGGACGAGTCAGTCGACCCCACCGACGCGCTCGACCTGGGCGACGAACCGGCGCCGGACGCCGCCGAGAGTGAGTCTGGCGGAGACGACTCCGACGACTTCGCGGACGCGTTCGGCGGCGGCGAACCGGGCGGCGGCGACGACCTCTTCGAGGACGACTTCGCGGACGCGTTCGGCGGTGGCGGCGCTCCCGGCGGTGGGGACGAGACCTTCGGGTTCGACATCGACGGCGACGCCGGTGCAGGGGCGCCCGGCGGATTCGAGGAGGACGAAGAGTACGACTCCGACATTCCCCGCATCGACATCGGCATCGACGGCCTCGACGAGATGATCCAGGGTGGCGTCCCCGAACGCTCCCTGATGGTCGCCGTCGGCGAAGCCGGGACCGGGAAGACCACGTTCGGCCTCCAGTTCCTCTACGAGGCCGTCCAGAACGGCGACCGTGCCGTCTTCATCACGCTCGAGGAGTCCCGCGAGCGCGTCATCAAGAGCGCCGTCGACAAGGGCTGGGAGTTCGACCGGCACACCGAGGCGGGGGACCTCGCCGTCATCGACATCGACCCTATCGAGATGGCGAACTCCCTGACCAGCATCCGCAACGAACTCCCCCGTCTGGTCGAGGAGTTCGGCGCCAGCCGTCTCGTGCTGGACTCCGTCTCCCTGCTGGAGATGATGTACGACGACCAGTCCAAGCGCCGCACCGAGATCTACGACTTCACCAAGTCGCTGAAGGAGGCCGGCGTCACCACGATGCTCACCAGCGAGGCCAGCGAGGACAACCCCTTCGCCTCGCGCTACGGCATCATCGAGTACCTCACGGACGCCGTCGTCGTCCTGCGCTACATCCGCCCGGAGGACTTCCGGGAGACCCGTCTCGCCGTCGAGATCCAGAAGATCCGGGACGCCAACCACTCCCGCGAGACCAAACCGTACGAGATCACCCACCAGGGAATCAGCGTCTACCGGCAGGCGAATATCTTCTAG
- a CDS encoding NAD(+)/NADH kinase has protein sequence MRVGIVAQRGNSRAAYLAADLRELLADEDVEVWLDTETAATLDGDGHDVDTFDACELVVSIGGDGTFLFAARGAGSTPVLGVNLGEVGFLNAVAPGQAVETTRRAVRRYEETGEVSHREVPRVTATGEDWALNPALNEVVVAGEQRGHGHGVDVEVRVDGSLYEATHADGVLVATPTGSTAYNLSEGGPLVTPGVDALVVTGMCPVEPMPPLVTGLDSEVTVRVDGPEYAVVSSDGRNRERVATPAVVTVQTTDDPARVAGPETDFFQALNKLE, from the coding sequence ATGCGTGTTGGAATCGTCGCACAGCGGGGGAACTCCCGCGCGGCGTACCTGGCGGCGGACCTGCGTGAGTTACTCGCCGACGAGGACGTCGAGGTGTGGCTGGACACGGAAACGGCGGCCACGCTCGACGGCGACGGCCACGACGTCGACACGTTCGACGCCTGCGAACTCGTCGTGAGCATCGGCGGCGACGGGACGTTCCTGTTCGCCGCGCGGGGCGCCGGGTCGACGCCCGTGCTCGGCGTGAACCTCGGCGAGGTCGGCTTCCTGAACGCGGTGGCGCCGGGCCAGGCCGTCGAGACGACGCGCCGGGCGGTCCGGCGGTACGAGGAGACCGGCGAGGTGAGCCACCGGGAGGTGCCGCGGGTCACCGCGACCGGCGAGGACTGGGCGCTGAACCCCGCGCTCAACGAGGTGGTCGTGGCCGGCGAGCAGCGCGGGCACGGTCACGGAGTGGACGTGGAGGTGCGCGTCGACGGCTCGCTGTACGAGGCGACGCACGCCGACGGCGTGCTGGTGGCGACGCCGACGGGGAGCACCGCGTACAACCTCAGCGAGGGTGGGCCGCTCGTCACGCCGGGCGTGGACGCGCTCGTGGTGACGGGGATGTGCCCCGTCGAGCCGATGCCGCCGCTGGTGACGGGCCTGGACAGCGAGGTGACCGTGCGCGTCGACGGCCCGGAGTACGCGGTCGTCTCCAGCGACGGGCGGAACCGCGAGCGAGTCGCGACGCCGGCGGTCGTGACCGTGCAGACCACGGACGACCCGGCGCGGGTCGCGGGCCCGGAGACGGACTTCTTCCAGGCGCTGAACAAACTGGAGTGA
- the mptA gene encoding GTP cyclohydrolase MptA has product MSQQLPDVQATEPDVRVGLSQVGVTGVEKLVKIAREDKRPIALMADFEVFVDLPQGRKGIDMSRNMEVIDETLEAAVSEPVYQVEEMCGDTAERLLDKHDYTTTATVKMEAELMIQDETPASERSTQGTVDIIASATARENEPTREEIGARVVGMTVCPCSQQMMSETARETLRDLGVGEREVRKFLQAVPQAGHSQRGHATLTVEAAGDPEVDLMDIVDLARDSMSARIYNMAKRPDEDHMTYAAHANAKFVEDCVRSMAEGVVAEFDHLADGVVVTMKQSNDESIHQHNAHAERIAELGTLREEVNEN; this is encoded by the coding sequence ATGAGCCAGCAGCTTCCCGACGTACAGGCGACCGAACCGGACGTCAGAGTCGGCCTCAGTCAGGTCGGCGTCACGGGGGTCGAGAAGCTCGTGAAGATCGCTCGCGAGGACAAACGTCCCATCGCGTTGATGGCGGACTTCGAGGTGTTCGTCGACCTCCCGCAGGGCCGGAAGGGCATCGACATGAGCCGGAACATGGAGGTCATCGACGAGACCCTCGAGGCCGCCGTCTCGGAGCCGGTCTACCAGGTCGAGGAGATGTGCGGAGACACCGCCGAGCGCCTGCTCGACAAACACGACTACACGACGACGGCGACGGTGAAGATGGAGGCGGAGCTGATGATCCAGGACGAGACACCGGCGAGCGAGCGCTCGACGCAGGGCACCGTCGACATCATCGCGTCGGCGACCGCCCGCGAGAACGAGCCGACCCGCGAGGAGATCGGCGCGCGCGTCGTCGGGATGACGGTGTGCCCGTGCAGCCAGCAGATGATGAGCGAGACCGCGCGGGAGACGCTCCGTGACCTCGGGGTCGGCGAGCGCGAGGTCCGGAAGTTCCTCCAGGCGGTCCCGCAGGCGGGCCACAGCCAGCGCGGGCACGCGACGCTCACCGTGGAGGCCGCGGGCGACCCCGAGGTCGACCTGATGGACATCGTCGACCTCGCCCGGGACTCGATGAGTGCGCGCATCTACAACATGGCCAAGCGCCCGGACGAGGACCACATGACGTACGCGGCCCACGCGAACGCGAAGTTCGTCGAGGACTGCGTGCGCTCGATGGCGGAGGGCGTCGTCGCGGAGTTCGACCACCTCGCGGACGGCGTGGTGGTGACGATGAAGCAGTCCAACGACGAGTCCATCCACCAGCACAACGCCCACGCCGAGCGCATCGCGGAGCTGGGGACGCTGCGCGAGGAAGTGAACGAGAACTAG
- a CDS encoding DUF2255 family protein — MTAPQRSTPETEDSYGIPEGDGALDWSFVADRLRDQQTFWLATTRPDGSPHTRPVWGVYVDDTVHCGGGELTRWVRNLATNPAVSVHSESGTEVVILEGHAERVTDDETQERVDDAYEQKYDVRHGSPVFAVRPERAFAWADFPTDATRWEF; from the coding sequence ATGACCGCCCCCCAGCGGAGCACCCCGGAGACCGAGGACAGTTACGGGATCCCCGAGGGCGATGGCGCCCTCGACTGGTCGTTCGTCGCCGACCGCCTGCGCGACCAGCAGACGTTCTGGCTCGCCACGACGCGCCCCGACGGCTCACCGCACACTCGGCCGGTGTGGGGCGTCTACGTCGACGACACCGTCCACTGTGGCGGCGGCGAGCTCACGCGCTGGGTCCGCAACCTCGCCACGAACCCCGCCGTGAGCGTCCACTCCGAGAGCGGGACCGAGGTCGTGATTCTCGAAGGGCACGCGGAACGCGTCACCGACGACGAGACTCAGGAACGCGTCGACGACGCCTACGAACAGAAGTACGACGTCCGCCACGGGTCGCCCGTCTTCGCGGTGCGACCGGAGCGCGCGTTCGCGTGGGCGGACTTCCCGACGGACGCGACGCGGTGGGAGTTCTAG